From Mesotoga infera:
CTTGCGTTTCGAAGGTTGTTCAGATCAATATCCTCGAAAGGAATGAACCCTCCCTGCAGCTCGATCAGCTTTACTTCCTGAGCGTACTCGATAGCCATATATGCTTCCGCAGTGAAAAAATCCCTTATCGACCACCTAAAAACAATTCCGAGCAGAAGGAACAGAATCGAGAAAACAGCGGCAAAAAGCAGCCAGAGTTTGTCGGAAAGGCTCCACTTCCTCATAGGTTCACGCTCTTATAACCGAATCCATAGACGGTCTCGATCTTGAAATGGGGCATCTTCTTTCTAAGTCTCCGTACAAGATCGTCGACGGCTCTGTCGCTTCCGTAGTGGTCGTAGCCCCAGATCCTGTCGAGAATCTGGTCTCTGGAAAAAGGTTTGCCTTTGCCGTTAATAAAGAGAAGGAGCAGATCAAACTCCATAGAGGTGAGTTCAATGACCTTTGAGTTGCCTTCATCTACCGCCTCTACAACGGATCTTCTTGCCTCGTCGATCGTATAAGGAAAAATAGATATTACTCCGCCCGAGTAGTTGATGCGATCAAGAATCTTTCTTACGCGAATGACGAGTTCTCTGGGAAGAAAAGGTTTGGGCAAGTAGTCGTCGCTTCCCATCTCAAGCCCGACTACTCGATCGATGTCTTTGTCTCTTGCAGAAATGAAGATCACCGGTATCGCCGAATCTCTCTTTCTGATCTCTCGTAGGAGTTCAAATCCGTCGATTCCCGGGAGCATAATATCCAGAATCCAGATATCAGGAGAATCGTCTATTTCGTCGAAAGCATCGCTGCCGTTCTTGAACGACTTGACTTCCCATCCCTCCTTTTCTAGATAGGAAGTCAGCACGCTGTTCAGATTCTTTTCGTCTTCAACGAGATTTATCCTTGTTCCCATGAATCACACCTCTGTGAATTCCACTTTATTCAATAATAATCGATCGCGCTATCAATAGCTAACCGATAAACCGGACTGCATGACATGTCTCATTCCTTTAGCGCAGTCCGGCCCTTAAAAAAGCTAACTTTCCAGAGTAACCGACAAAACGTTATCACGTGCTGCCACAGTCTGTGCCGCTATTTGGCGCCGTTCTCAGGTTATCACGCTCCTTTGCACGTACTGAATGGGGGCGGGTTCAGTATCTATGTCAGACTGTCATCGTAGCTCTTGCCCTGTCAACAGGATGAAAATGATTCAAGGTTTTTGTAGAAGACTAACAGCGATCCACACTCTTCACTGCCACAACTATAGTCTCAACTGCATTGCTGACCCTTGTAACCTGGATCCAGAACTCGGGCGGTTCGTAGCTGCCTCCGGCGGCAGA
This genomic window contains:
- a CDS encoding response regulator transcription factor — translated: MGTRINLVEDEKNLNSVLTSYLEKEGWEVKSFKNGSDAFDEIDDSPDIWILDIMLPGIDGFELLREIRKRDSAIPVIFISARDKDIDRVVGLEMGSDDYLPKPFLPRELVIRVRKILDRINYSGGVISIFPYTIDEARRSVVEAVDEGNSKVIELTSMEFDLLLLFINGKGKPFSRDQILDRIWGYDHYGSDRAVDDLVRRLRKKMPHFKIETVYGFGYKSVNL